Below is a genomic region from Acidobacteriota bacterium.
ACACGGATCCGGCGCCGGCCACCACGTTCGCGCACCTCGACGCCACGACGAACCTGTCGCGCGACATCGCGTCGCTCGGCATCTATCCGGCCGTCGATCCGCTGGCCTCCACCTCGCGCATCCTCGATCCGCGCATCATCGGCGACGAGCACTACGACGTGGCGCGCCGCGTGAAGCAGGTGCTGCAGCGCTACAAGGACCTGCAGGACATCATCGCGATTCTCGGCCTCGACGAGCTGTCCGAAGAGGACAAGCTCACCGTCTCCCGCGCGCGCAAGATCCAGCGGTTCCTCAGCCAGCCGTTCCACGTCGCCGAACAGTTCACCGGCTTCAAGGGCAAGTACGTGTCGATCGCCGAGACGATCAAGGGCTTCAAGGAGCTCGTCGACGGCAAGCACGACGATGTGCCGGAGCAGGCGTTCTACATGGTGGGCACGATCGACGAGGCGCTGGAGAAGGCCGCGTCCCTGAAGGCGTAAGCGGAAGGCAACCGATTCGATGGCCACCCAGCTCACGCTCAGCATCGTCACGCCCGAACGCGAACTCGTGCGCGTCCAGGTCGACGAGGTGGAGCTGCCCGGCACCGAAGGCTACTTCGGCGTGCTGCCCGGACACACGCCGCTGCTCGCGACCCTCAGCGTCGGCCGCCTCACGTATCGCATCGGCCAGGACTGGCGCGTCGTCGCCGTCGAGGAAGGCCTCGCGGAGGTCCTGCCCGATCGCGTGACCGTCCTTGCCGAGCTCGCGGAGCCGGCCGAAGACATCGATCTCCCTCGCGCCGAGGCCGCGCGCAAGCGCGCCGAGGCGCGCCTCGCGGCCAAGGCCACCGACCTCGACTACCAGCGCGCGCAGCTCGCGCTCGAGAAGGCCATGCTGCGCGTCCAGGTGGCGTCTCGCACCAGAGGCCGATGATCCAGCGCGCGCGCCAGCCACTCGTGGGCGTCTGTCCGGGAGCCTGATCCGTCATGCGCGTGCGCTGGGCGGCGACCACGCACCCGGGACGTCGCCGGGCCTCCAACGAGGACGCCTTCTGCGCCCGACCCGACCTCGGCCTGTTCGTCGTCGCCGACGGCATGGGCGGGCACGTCGCCGGTGAAGTCGCCTCGAAGCTGGCCGTCGACACGATCGAGGCCGTCGTGGCCGCCGGCGACGCGAGCGCGCCCGCTTCGCGTCACCATTCATTGCCGGAGCGACGGCTGGAAGCCGCCTTCGAGCGCGCGAGCGTGGCCATCTGCCGGCGGACGGCCTGCAATCCGTCGCTGCGCGGCATGGCGACAACGGCCTCCGCGGTGCTCATCACCGATGACGGTGCCGCCATCGGACACGTCGGCGACAGCCGCATCTACCTGTGGCGTGACTCGCTCCTGCAGCAACTGACGCACGATCACTCGTGGGTGGCCGAGCAGGTGTCGGCCGGTCTGCTCACGCCCGCCGCGGCGCGGCAACACCCGTGGCGCAACGTCGTCACGCGCGCCCTGTCGGCATCCGATCCGCCGGAAGTCGAACTGTCGCCGCTCACCCTGCAACCGGGCGATCGCCTGCTCATCTCCTCCGATGGCCTCCACGGCGTGATCGCCGACGATCGCGTGTCGGCGGCGCTGGCGTCCACCGAGGGTCTCGATCACGCCTGCCAGACGCTCATCGAGGAAGCCAACGCCGCCGGCGGTCCCGACAACATCACGACGCTGATGCTGGAGATCGATGTTCCATAACCTTCGACAGCTCGTGCGATATCGCGCGCTGATCCAGAGCCTCGTCACGCGCGAGCTCAAGGCGCGCTATCGCGGCAGCGTCCTCGGCTTCTTCTGGTCCTTCATCAACCCGCTGCTGCTGCTGGTGGTGTACTCGTTCGTGTTCACGGTGGTGCTGCCCGGCACGCACCCGCCCGAGATCGAGCCGTACGCGCTGTTCCTCTTCTGTGGCCTCCTGCCGTGGACGTGGTTCTCCTCGTCGCTCACAGAGGCGTCAAACAGCCTCATGGCCGGCGGCAACCTGATCAAGAAAGTGCTCTTTCCGGCCGAAATCCTGCCGATCGTGGCGGTGCTGGCCAACATGATGCACTTCTTCTTCGGCCTGCCGATCCTCGTCGGGTTCCTCGTCTGGTTCAGGCCCACCATCACCGTCACCGAGATCCTCTGGTTCCCCATCGTCGTCGCGGTGCAGTTGCTGTTCACGCTCGGGCTCGGGCTGATCCTCGCCGCACTCACCGTGCACTTCAGGGACATCAAGGACATCCTGAGCAACATGCTCACGCTGTGGTTCTTCGCCACGCCGATCCTCTATCCGATGCACCTGGCGCCAGGCACGATCAGCAAGGCGTTCCTCAACGCGAACCCGTTCACCCACTTCGCCGTGTCGTATCAGGAGATCCTCTTCTACGAAGGTCCGTTCGGGCACTGGAAGTGGATCCTCGCCATGGCCGCGGGATCCGCGCTGCTGTTCCTCGTCGGCTATTTCCTGTTCGATCGCCTGCGCGACTCGTTCGCCGAGGAGGTGTGATCGCGATGTCGTCGCCCCCGCTCGCCATCCACGCCGATCGCGTCACGAAGATCTATCGCCGCTTCGCGCACAAGCGGCAGTTCGCCACGCTCAAGAGCGCGATCCTCTCCGGCAGTCTCGTGCGGGATCTGCGCCCTGACGAAACCTTTCTCGCGCTCGACGATGTGTCGTTCGACGTGCGGGCGGGTCGCACGTACGGCATCATCGGGCGCAACGGCAGCGGCAAGAGCACGATGCTCAAGTGCGTGGCGGGCATCTCGAAGCCGACGTACGGCACCGTCACCGTCAACGGCCGCATCTCCGCGCTCATCGAGCTCGGAGCGGGGTTCCACCCCGAGATCTCGGGCCGCGAGAACATCTTCATCAACGGCATCATGCTCGGGCTGTCGAAGGCGGAGATCGAGCGCCGCTTCGACGAGATCGTCGAGTTCGCCGAGCTCGCGCCGTTCATCGACGCGCCGGTGAAGACGTACTCCTCCGGCATGTACATGCGCCTCGGGTTCGCCGTCGCGGTCCACGTCGATCCTGACGTGCTGCTCGTCGACGAGGTGCTCGCGGTGGGCGACGAAGGCTTCGCGCACAAGTGCCTCGACAAGTTCGCGGAGTTCCGGCGTCGCGGCAAGACGATCCTGCTCGTCACGCACTCGCTCGGTCTGGTGGAGCGCTTCTGCGACGAAGCGCTGTGGCTCGACAAGGGCAAGGTGCGCGCGGTCGGCCTCCCGAAGCGCGTGATCGACGCCTACGTCACCGAAGTGGAGGAGAGCGAGGAAGCCTTTCTCGCGGCCGAAGACGCGCGCAATCGCCAGCGCGTGGATCTCGGCGCCGGCAGCTCGGTGCCCGCTCCGCACGACGGGACGCAGGAGGATGGCGTCACGGCCGGGAACGTGGAAGCACCAGCTGACATGTTCAAGGCGGAGGCGGGCCGCTGGGGATCGGGCGACGTGGAGATCACGAAGGTCGATCTCGTGGGCCCCGACGGCACGCCCGGCCACGTGTTCCACTCCGGCGATCCGATGACCATCCGCCTGCAGCTGCACGCGAAGGCGCCCGTGAAGGACTTCGTGTTCGGCATCGGGCTCTTCAACGCCGACGGCGTGTGCATCTACGGCACCAACACGAACATCGAGGAGATGGTGGCGCAGGAGCTGTCTGGCGACGGCGAAGTGGGCTTCGTGATCGAGACGCTCGCGCTCACCGAAGGCACCTACAAGCTCGATCTCGCCGTCCACAAGCTCGATGGCTTCCCGTACGACTACCACCGGCAGCTCTACACGTTCCGCGTGAAGTCGCCCATCAAGGACGTCGGCTTCTTCCGTCCCGTGCACTCGTGGACGTTCAGCCCGTCGGTGCGCGTGAAGACGCTCGAAGGCCCAGAGGGCTGGCGCGCGCACCAGGCGTAGGAACGGCGATGAGAGACGAGGCCGGGCGGGCGCGGGTCGTGACGCGCGAGGCGTGCGTGGCGCAGGCACGCGCG
It encodes:
- a CDS encoding F0F1 ATP synthase subunit beta (Produces ATP from ADP in the presence of a proton gradient across the membrane. The beta chain is a regulatory subunit) — protein: TDPAPATTFAHLDATTNLSRDIASLGIYPAVDPLASTSRILDPRIIGDEHYDVARRVKQVLQRYKDLQDIIAILGLDELSEEDKLTVSRARKIQRFLSQPFHVAEQFTGFKGKYVSIAETIKGFKELVDGKHDDVPEQAFYMVGTIDEALEKAASLKA
- a CDS encoding F0F1 ATP synthase subunit epsilon, which translates into the protein MATQLTLSIVTPERELVRVQVDEVELPGTEGYFGVLPGHTPLLATLSVGRLTYRIGQDWRVVAVEEGLAEVLPDRVTVLAELAEPAEDIDLPRAEAARKRAEARLAAKATDLDYQRAQLALEKAMLRVQVASRTRGR
- a CDS encoding serine/threonine-protein phosphatase; translation: MRVRWAATTHPGRRRASNEDAFCARPDLGLFVVADGMGGHVAGEVASKLAVDTIEAVVAAGDASAPASRHHSLPERRLEAAFERASVAICRRTACNPSLRGMATTASAVLITDDGAAIGHVGDSRIYLWRDSLLQQLTHDHSWVAEQVSAGLLTPAAARQHPWRNVVTRALSASDPPEVELSPLTLQPGDRLLISSDGLHGVIADDRVSAALASTEGLDHACQTLIEEANAAGGPDNITTLMLEIDVP
- a CDS encoding ABC transporter permease, coding for MFHNLRQLVRYRALIQSLVTRELKARYRGSVLGFFWSFINPLLLLVVYSFVFTVVLPGTHPPEIEPYALFLFCGLLPWTWFSSSLTEASNSLMAGGNLIKKVLFPAEILPIVAVLANMMHFFFGLPILVGFLVWFRPTITVTEILWFPIVVAVQLLFTLGLGLILAALTVHFRDIKDILSNMLTLWFFATPILYPMHLAPGTISKAFLNANPFTHFAVSYQEILFYEGPFGHWKWILAMAAGSALLFLVGYFLFDRLRDSFAEEV
- a CDS encoding ABC transporter ATP-binding protein, whose protein sequence is MSSPPLAIHADRVTKIYRRFAHKRQFATLKSAILSGSLVRDLRPDETFLALDDVSFDVRAGRTYGIIGRNGSGKSTMLKCVAGISKPTYGTVTVNGRISALIELGAGFHPEISGRENIFINGIMLGLSKAEIERRFDEIVEFAELAPFIDAPVKTYSSGMYMRLGFAVAVHVDPDVLLVDEVLAVGDEGFAHKCLDKFAEFRRRGKTILLVTHSLGLVERFCDEALWLDKGKVRAVGLPKRVIDAYVTEVEESEEAFLAAEDARNRQRVDLGAGSSVPAPHDGTQEDGVTAGNVEAPADMFKAEAGRWGSGDVEITKVDLVGPDGTPGHVFHSGDPMTIRLQLHAKAPVKDFVFGIGLFNADGVCIYGTNTNIEEMVAQELSGDGEVGFVIETLALTEGTYKLDLAVHKLDGFPYDYHRQLYTFRVKSPIKDVGFFRPVHSWTFSPSVRVKTLEGPEGWRAHQA